The following coding sequences lie in one Anomalospiza imberbis isolate Cuckoo-Finch-1a 21T00152 chromosome 21, ASM3175350v1, whole genome shotgun sequence genomic window:
- the DIPK1B gene encoding divergent protein kinase domain 1B, with protein MRRIRRLVHLVLFCPLSKGLQGRLPGIKVKYLLVVWLGIFVGSWVAYMHYSSYSELCRGHVCRMIICDQYKKGIISGSTCKDLCEERGLLFQHCLSSSPSQQVYRGLWRDREVIIKCGIGEALRADSRPDSVPRRDVVLFDKPTRGTSMDEFKEMLLNFLKSKLGDQPSLPALVSRIITMADVNRDGKVSLAEAKSIWALLQLNEFLLMFSLHEKEHTAKLLGHCGDLYVTEKIPHTSLYGVDVPPFLQSLLPSIAHQLIHQWFAPAWPRRAKIAIGLLEFVEEIFHGTYGNFYICESSLRNVGYNDKYDFKMVNLRKVATEMTIRGFLKGRHCEQNGDCTYGRDCTATCDKLLKQCKSDVVQPNLAKVCGLLQDYLLYGAPLELKEELQKQLRTCMTLSGLASQMEVHHSLVLNNLKTLLWKKISNTKYS; from the exons ATGCGGAGGATCCGGCGGCTGGTGCATCTGGTGCTCTTCTGCCCCTTGTCCAAGGGCCTGCAG GGCCGCCTCCCGGGCATCAAGGTGAAGTACCTGCTGGTGGTGTGGCTGGGCATCTTCGTGGGCAGCTGGGTGGCCTACATGCACTACTCGTCCTACTCCGAGCTGTGCCGCGGCCACGTCTGCCGGATGATCATC TGTGACCAGTACAAGAAAGGGATCATTTCTGGCTCCACGTGTAAGGACCTGTGTGAGGAGCGTGGCCTCCTGTTCCAGCactgcctctcctcctcccccagccagCAG GTTTACAGAGGGCtctggagggacagggaggtgatCATCAAATGTGGCatcggggaagccctgagggcTGACAGCCGCCCGGACTCTGTGCCCAGGAGGGATGTGGTGCTCTTCGACAAACCCACACGGGGAACCTCCATGGACGAGTTCAAGGAAATGCTCCTCAACTTCCTGAAG TCCAAGCTGGGGGATCAACCATCTCTTCCTGCCTTGGTGAGCCGGATCATCACCATGGCAGACGTGAACCGTGAcgggaaggtgtccctggcagagGCCAAATCCATCTGGGCGCTGCTTCAGCTCAATGAGTTCCTCCTCATGTTCTCCTTGCATGAGAAGGAGCACACGGCCAAGCTGCTGGGGCACTGCGGGGACCTTTATGTCACCGAGAAGATCCCCCACACATCCCTCTACGGGGTGGATGTCCCCCCTTTCCTGCAGTCCCTGCTGCCTTCCATCGCCCACCAGCTCATCCACCAGTGGTTTGCGCCGGCCTGGCCGCGGCGTGCCAAGATTGCCATCGGCCTGCTGGAGTTCGTGGAGGAAATCTTCCATGGGACCTACGGGAACTTCTACATCTGTGAGAGCAGCCTCAGGAACGTGGGCTACAACGACAAGTACGACTTCAAAATGGTCAACCTGCGCAAGGTGGCGACGGAGATGACAATCAGAGGCTTCCTCAAGGGCCGGCACTGTGAGCAGAACGGGGACTGCACCTACGGGCGGGACTGCACGGCCACGTGTGACAAGCTCCTGAAGCAGTGCAAGAGTGACGTGGTGCAGCCCAACCTGGCCAAGGTGTGCGGGCTGCTGCAGGACTATCTGCTCTACGGAGCTCCCCTGGAGCtgaaggaagagctgcagaagcaGCTCCGAACTTGCATGACCCTCAGTGGCCTGGCCAGCCAGATGGAAGTGCACCACTCCCTCGTGCTCAACAACCTCAAGACCTTGCTCTGGAAGAAGATTTCCAACACCAAATATTCCTAA